Proteins encoded in a region of the Triticum dicoccoides isolate Atlit2015 ecotype Zavitan chromosome 3A, WEW_v2.0, whole genome shotgun sequence genome:
- the LOC119269890 gene encoding uncharacterized protein LOC119269890 gives MASAATFPKLQLGPRCHGYSHLQAADPVHVHMKIGDSCKCPMPAQGLLVSTGRSARHTFLPVSADRSGRGASVAEAEKTGLSLDSFKTTVVKRDDEKIHLRIELPGKETQKVFDAALTSLAKDAPPVPGFRRSKGGKTSNIPSSILLSMLGKSRVTKFILQEILSVTVGDFVKKENLKVNPEIATTQSEGDLESSFAPGSSFGFNVILELEKEPDTDDAIDIELSDSKDAPDVKQSDSEEPSEEEPPSST, from the exons ATGGCTTCAGCCGCGACCTTTCCGAAGCTCCAGCTTGGTCCGCGATGCCACGGCTACTCCCATCTTCAG GCGGCTGACCCGGTCCATGTCCACATGAAGATTGGTGATTCTTGCAAGTGCCCCATGCCCGCCCAAGG GTTGCTTGTTTCTACCGGGAGAAGTGCAAGGCACACATTCCTGCCGGTGTCGGCGGATCGATCAG GTCGGGGCGCATCGGTCGCCGAGGCCGAGAAGACCGGGCTCTCGCTGGATAGCTTCAAGACAACCGTTGTCAAACGCGAcgacgaaaagatccat TTAAGAATCGAGCTGCCCGGGAAGGAaacgcagaaggtgtttgatgcagcCCTGACGAGCCTGGCCAAGGACGCGCCGCCGGTTCCAGGTTTCAGAAGGTCTAAGGGAG GGAAAACATCAAAT ATACCAAGCAGCATTCTCCTGTCGATGCTCGGCAAGAGCCGGGTCACCAAGTTCATCCTTCAGGAAATACTCAGTGTCACCGTCGGCGATTTCGTCAAGAAG GAGAACCTCAAGGTGAACCCTGAGATCGCGACGACGCAGTCAGAAGGCGACCTGGAGTCGTCGTTCGCGCCGGGCTCGTCGTTCGGGTTCAATGTGATCCTCGAGCTGGAGAAGGAGCCTGACACCGATGACGCCATTGATATCGAGCTATCGGACTCCAAGGACGCCCCTGACGTGAAGCAGTCCGACTCCGAAGAGCCTTCCGAAGAGGAGCCCCCCTCCTCCACCTGA